A window of Elgaria multicarinata webbii isolate HBS135686 ecotype San Diego chromosome 2, rElgMul1.1.pri, whole genome shotgun sequence contains these coding sequences:
- the PSMD13 gene encoding 26S proteasome non-ATPase regulatory subunit 13: MKDVPGFLQQSQNSGPGQAAVWHRLEELYNKKLWHQLTLQVLDFVQDPCFAQGDGLIKLYENFISEFEHRVNPLSLVEIILHVVRQMTDPNVALTFLEKTREKVKSSDEAVILCKTAIGALKLNIGDLQVTKETIEEVEEMLNNLPGVTSVHSRFYDLSSKYYQTIGNHASYYKDALRFLGCIDVKDLPVSDQQERAFTLGLAGLLGEGVYNFGELLMHPVLESVRDTDRQWLIDTLYAFNSGNVEKFQAFKSAWGQQPDLAANESLLLQKIQLLCLMEMTFTRPANHRQLTFEEIAKSAKVTVNEVELLVMKALSVGLVKGSIDEVDKRVHMTWVQPRVLDLQQIKGMKDRLEFWCTDVKSMEMLVEHQAHDILT; this comes from the exons GCTCTGGCACCAGCTGACTCTTCAGGTTCTGGACTTTGTGCAGGACCCGTGTTTTGCCCAAGGAGATGGACTCATCAAG CTATATGAGAACTTTATCAGTGAGTTTGAACACag GGTGAACCCTTTGTCCCTTGTAGAAATCATTCTTCATGTAGTGCGGCAGATGACAG ATCCTAATGTAGCCCTTACTTTTCTGGAAAAGACCCGAGAAAAA GTGAAAAGCAGTGATGAAGCTGTGATTCTATGTAAAACAGCCATTGGTGCTCTGAAATTAAACATTGGTGACCTACAAGTCACAAAG GAGACCATTGAGGAGGTAGAGGAAATGCTGAATAATCTTCCTGGTGTGACATCTGTTCACAGCcgattctatgatctctccagCAAGTATTACCAGACAATTGGGAATCATGCCTCTTATTATAAGGATGCACTAAGGTTCCTGGGCTGTATAGATGTTAAAGATCTGCCAG TGTCAGACCAACAGGAAAGAGCCTTTACTTTAGGCTTGGCAGGACTCCTGGGTGAAGGAGTCTATAATTTTGGGGAACTG CTTATGCACCCAGTACTGGAGTCTGTGAGGGACACTGACAGACAATGGTTGATCGACACACTTTATGCCTTCAACAGTGGTAATGTGGAAAAATTCCAGGCTTTCAAATCAGCATGGGGCCAGCAG CCAGATCTGGCTGCAAATGAATCGCTTCTCCTACAGAAGATCCAGCTGCTGTGCCTCATGGAG ATGACCTTCACTCGACCAGCTAACCACAGGCAACTCACTTTTGAGGAGATTGCTAAAAGTGCTAAAGTCACTGTCAATGAG GTGGAGCTACTAGTGATGAAAGCACTTTCAGTGGGTTTGGTGAAGGGCAGTATTGATGAAGTGGATAaaagggttcacatgacatgggtCCAACCACGGGTGCTGGATTTACAACAG ATAAAGGGCATGAAAGACCGCCTGGAGTTCTGGTGCACAGATGTGAAGAGCATGGAAATGTTGGTGGAGCACCAAGCTCACGATATCCTAACATAG